Proteins from a single region of Candidatus Scalindua japonica:
- a CDS encoding APC family permease: MNLFDIVCLGINGIIGAGIFLLPGKLAAVTGQFSIIIFAICGLLCLAIALCFAEMGGIYNETGGAYIYARNTFGPMIGFMVGWMMWLSSIIGWAAMAKGLLLYVKFFSPSLSEGRIGEFIVISLILAMGVLNLFGVKIGARVINFFTISKLIPIFAFIAFGFFHIDTSHLGQIFSLEINSVGSAIVIGLFAYTGFEYLAVPAGEMKKPGRDIPVAFAIAILVTTLIYILIQTVATGTFPGLAQSEKPLADAAVSFMGSTGGVLIAIGALLAIAGVNSGIALTGPRNLFALSADGFLPEIFTKIHPKYHTPYVAIGVNTVLTLILSLTGTFEYLIFASVLVSILQYIPTCLAVIVLRRKRPDVSKSFRVPGGYIVPSLALLTCFWILLQVKPVIILATLVGVALSLPIYFFRK, from the coding sequence ATGAATCTGTTTGATATTGTCTGCCTTGGCATAAACGGCATTATCGGGGCAGGGATATTTCTTTTACCTGGCAAACTAGCGGCAGTTACAGGCCAATTTTCAATCATAATATTTGCCATTTGTGGTCTTTTATGCCTTGCAATAGCACTCTGTTTCGCTGAGATGGGAGGGATTTACAATGAAACAGGAGGCGCATATATTTATGCAAGAAATACCTTTGGCCCTATGATTGGTTTTATGGTCGGCTGGATGATGTGGCTCTCATCCATAATCGGCTGGGCAGCAATGGCAAAGGGTCTTCTCCTATATGTAAAATTCTTTTCTCCATCTCTTTCTGAAGGGAGGATTGGTGAATTCATAGTAATCAGTCTTATTCTGGCTATGGGAGTTCTCAATTTGTTTGGGGTAAAAATCGGTGCGAGAGTTATAAACTTTTTTACTATAAGCAAACTAATACCAATCTTTGCCTTTATCGCATTTGGATTCTTTCATATAGACACATCTCATCTGGGCCAAATATTCTCTTTGGAAATCAACAGTGTTGGATCTGCAATCGTTATTGGATTATTTGCTTATACAGGATTCGAATATCTGGCAGTACCGGCAGGTGAAATGAAAAAACCCGGAAGGGATATACCAGTTGCTTTTGCTATTGCAATCCTTGTTACCACACTTATCTACATTCTTATTCAAACAGTAGCAACAGGCACTTTTCCCGGTCTTGCACAATCGGAAAAGCCACTGGCAGATGCAGCCGTAAGCTTTATGGGTTCAACAGGTGGGGTTTTAATTGCTATTGGTGCACTCCTCGCGATAGCGGGTGTTAATTCGGGTATTGCTTTGACTGGACCGAGAAACCTTTTTGCCCTGTCAGCGGATGGTTTTCTGCCGGAAATTTTCACAAAGATACATCCGAAATATCACACACCTTATGTGGCAATAGGTGTTAACACCGTTTTGACCTTAATATTATCACTGACAGGCACTTTTGAATATTTAATTTTTGCCAGTGTGCTGGTGAGTATTCTACAGTATATTCCGACATGTCTGGCTGTTATTGTTTTAAGGAGAAAGCGCCCAGATGTATCGAAAAGCTTTAGAGTACCGGGTGGATACATAGTTCCCAGCCTTGCACTTTTAACTTGCTTCTGGATTTTATTACAGGTAAAACCTGTAATAATTCTCGCTACACTTGTAGGGGTTGCGTTATCTCTGCCTATCTACTTTTTCAGAAAGTAA
- a CDS encoding anhydro-N-acetylmuramic acid kinase gives MSIENLIRLREKESRKVIGLMSGTSCDGIDACLVKITGNGMSTEVDIIGFETFPYNDEIRKLIFKTSCKETGTVDKICQLNFTLGKLFADAVTQIAEKMSIPLSEIDIIGSHGQTIYHISSLKEQNDKEVRSTLQIGEASVIAQETGVTTVADFRTRDIAADGGGAPLVPYSDFILFGRDGIGRVIQNIGGISNVTILYAGGNIEEIIAFDNGPGNMIIDRFAEIITDGRLKYDKNGELASKGRLNQDLLDRLCTHPYLSKPPPKTTGREDFGIQFSDDLFKRLKQDNMDIHNAIATVTAFTAKTISDSYRKFIHPSHKISEIIISGGGVHNPVLLQFLENYLGNVSIKKIDDLGIPSDAKEAVAFAILANETICGNPGNVPSVTGAKESVVLGKIIPGK, from the coding sequence ATGTCGATTGAGAATTTAATCCGTTTAAGAGAAAAAGAGAGCCGTAAAGTTATTGGCCTTATGTCCGGTACATCATGTGACGGTATTGATGCATGTCTGGTTAAGATAACCGGAAATGGTATGTCAACCGAAGTAGACATTATAGGATTTGAGACATTCCCTTATAATGATGAGATAAGGAAGTTAATATTTAAAACTTCCTGTAAAGAGACAGGAACCGTTGACAAAATCTGCCAACTGAACTTCACACTAGGAAAGCTATTTGCCGATGCGGTCACACAGATTGCCGAAAAAATGTCAATTCCTCTTTCAGAGATAGATATTATCGGTTCCCACGGACAGACAATTTATCATATCTCTTCTCTGAAAGAACAAAATGATAAGGAGGTGAGGTCAACGTTGCAGATTGGCGAAGCTTCCGTAATAGCTCAGGAGACCGGAGTAACCACTGTTGCCGATTTCAGGACAAGAGATATCGCTGCAGATGGGGGGGGAGCACCTCTGGTACCATATAGTGATTTTATTTTATTCGGAAGAGACGGGATAGGGCGGGTAATACAAAACATTGGCGGTATTTCTAATGTTACAATTTTGTATGCTGGCGGAAATATAGAAGAGATAATCGCCTTTGATAATGGACCGGGCAATATGATAATAGACAGGTTTGCAGAGATCATAACAGATGGAAGACTAAAGTATGATAAAAATGGTGAGTTGGCATCAAAAGGCAGATTGAATCAAGATTTGTTAGACAGGCTGTGTACACACCCATATTTATCGAAACCTCCACCGAAAACAACGGGAAGAGAGGATTTTGGTATTCAGTTTTCTGATGATTTATTTAAGAGATTAAAACAGGACAACATGGATATCCATAATGCGATTGCTACAGTTACCGCCTTTACTGCTAAAACAATATCAGACAGCTATAGAAAATTCATTCACCCATCACATAAAATTTCTGAGATTATAATAAGTGGTGGTGGAGTGCATAATCCTGTCTTATTACAATTCCTGGAAAATTATCTTGGAAACGTAAGTATAAAAAAGATTGATGACCTTGGTATCCCTTCAGATGCAAAGGAGGCTGTCGCGTTTGCTATCCTTGCTAACGAAACAATATGTGGTAATCCTGGAAACGTCCCTTCCGTCACAGGCGCAAAGGAGAGTGTAGTCCTGGGAAAGATAATTCCTGGAAAATGA